A region of Osmerus eperlanus chromosome 9, fOsmEpe2.1, whole genome shotgun sequence DNA encodes the following proteins:
- the iars2 gene encoding isoleucine--tRNA ligase, mitochondrial isoform X1, whose amino-acid sequence MLLCLISAVSPSVARWCTRGRRGAALPFNSIRCQNVTSTEGTAQSTVAPAAGQYRSSVLLPRTEFAMKISGQQLLDREIEIQRKCGFSELYSWQRARKAKKVFCLHDGPPYANGDPHVGHALNKILKDIRNRFEMLRGRQVHYIPGWDCHGLPIELKALGELGTSGLGPLQIREKARKFAEGAISRQRAAFQRWGVMADWDKCYYTFDGTYEAAQLKVFQEMHSKGLIYQDYKPVFWSPSSRTALAEAELEYNPHHVSKAIYATFPLATLPPKLALGTADLGDISVLVWTTQPWTIPANQAVCFMPNAQYSVVRRADNSQVFLVATERIASLSTLLGTELESVGTFTGLDLEGGICHHPTIPGKKVPLLPANHVTMGKGTGLVHTAPAHGMDDYSVASQFKLPVECIVNEEGKFTELAGAELHNLSVMEEGTDAVISMLKASGTLVSEEKCMHSYPYDWRSKQAVVIRPSKQWFIDTANLKDKAKDVLQKVRVVPESARGSLLAMLDRRTYWCISRQRSWGVPIPVFYHKETGEPLINTHTISHISKLFSEKGSDCWWELPMDSLLPPEVLKKSKEGDVTDYERGQDVLDIWFDSGASWAAVLQEEVEVDSEEPKSRLSWFTPPLLQTKLAQESDSTADVYVEGKDQIGGWFQSSLLTSVAVRNKAPYKSLVVHGFAVSEKGEKMSKSLGNVVDPDTVINGADDPSLSPAYGADVLRWWVAESNVFSEVQIGPTVLNSARDSINKLRNTLKFLLGNLQGFDPRTQAVDPKEMHYIDQYLLHQLREYSMKVTDAYSEFDNGRAIRVLQAFITRDLSSFYFSIIKDRLYCDPEDSLARRSCQTVLEEVLDALTRSIAPILPHLAEEVYLYAPGHDAEETVFRSGWVKSSSVWRRPGLEEAVEGACAIRDSFLSSIPGRNAAEYDLTIAIEPGLFFELMESLQEEPTSTCSQLTEMMMSSRTTLASALPRDLPADALISKGSFLINLEGGVIREDSAYSVAAVPTSMARCPRCRRHTAGSAGCLCPRCQTVVGGPH is encoded by the exons ATGCTGCTGTGCCTGATTTCGGCAGTAAGCCCGAGTGTAGCAAGATGGTGTACGAGGGGTCGCCGAGGCGCCGCACTCCCCTTCAACTCAATCCGCTGTCAAAATGTCACCTCAACCGAAGGCACGGCACAGTCTACAGTTGCTCCTGCAGCTGGACAGTACCGCAGCAGTGTGCTACTGCCCCGCACTGAGTTCGCCATGAAAATATCAGGGCAGCAGCTTTTGGACCGGGAAATAGAAATACAACGG AAATGTGGCTTTTCAGAGCTTTACTCGTGGCAGAGAGCGAGGAAGGCTAAGAAAGTGTTCTGTCTCCATGATGGACCCCCTTACGCGAACGGAGACCCACATGTCGGACACGCCCTCAATAAG ATCCTGAAAGACATACGGAACCGCTTTGAAATGCTGAGGGGGAGACAAGTCCACTACATTCCAGGCTGGGACTGCCATGGGCTGCCCATCGAGCTGAAGGCACTTGGAGAACTGGGAACCAGTGGACTTGGCCCCCTGCAGATTAGAGAGAAGG CCCGTAAGTTTGCAGAGGGCGCCATTTCTCGTCAGCGTGCCGCATTCCAGCGCTGGGGCGTGATGGCGGACTGGGACAAGTGCTACTACACCTTTGACGGGACGTACGAGGCGGCACAGCTCAAGGTCTTTCAGGAGATGCACAGCAAG GGGCTGATCTATCAGGATTATAAGCCTGTGTTCTGGTCACCCTCATCAAG GACGGCCCTGGCAGAGGCAGAGTTGGAATACAACCCCCACCATGTGAGCAAGGCCATCTACGCGACCTTCCCACTGGCCACCCTGCCCCCTAAGCTGGCCCTGGGGACTGCGGACCTGGGCGACAtctctgtgttggtgtggaCCACACAGCCATGGACCATCCCTGCCAACCAGGCCGTGTGCTTCATGCCAAATGCCCA GTATTCAGTCGTGAGGAGGGCAGACAACTCGCAGGTCTTCTTGGTGGCCACGGAACGCATAGCCAGTCTGTCCACGCTGCTGGGCACTGAGCTGGAGAGTGTTGGCACCTTTACAG GTTTAGATCTTGAGGGGGGAATCTGTCATCATCCCACAATTCCAGGGAAAAAAGTTCCATTGTTACCCGCTAATCACGTGACCATGGGTAAAGGCACAGGATTGGTCCATACAGCACCAGCTCACGGCATGGACGACTACAGTGTGGCCTCCCAGTTTAAACTGCCAGTG GAGTGCATTGTGAATGAAGAAGGCAAGTTTACCGAGCTGGCAGGTGCTGAGCTACACAACCTGTCCGTTATGGAGGAGGGGACCGACGCAG tgatcTCCATGCTGAAAGCGTCTGGCACGCTGGTGAGTGAAGAGAAGTGTATGCACAGCTACCCGTACGACTGGCGGAGCAAACAGGCTGTGGTGATCAGACCCAGCAAACAGTGGTTCATCGACACGGCCAACCTCAAAGACAAAGCCAAG gacGTGCTGCAGAAAGTTCGTGTGGTACCCGAGTCAGCGCGGGGCAGTCTATTAGCCATGCTGGACAGGAGGACGTACTGGTGCATCTCTCGCCAGAGAAGCTGGGGGGTTCCAATCCCTGTGTTCTATCACAAGGAGACAGGGGAGCCACTGATCAATAC tcaCACCATATCCCACATATCCAAGCTGTTCTCAGAGAAGGGCAGTGACTGCTGGTGGGAGCTGCCCATGGACTCACTGCTGCCCCCGGAGGTGCTCAAGAAG agtaAGGAAGGAGATGTGACAGACTATGAGCGGGGCCAGGACGTGCTGGACATCTGGTTTGACAGCGGAGCATCTTGGGCCGCTGTTCTACAAG AGGAGGTTGAGGTGGACTCTGAAGAGCCAAAGTCTCGACTCAGCTGGTTCACACCTCCCTTACTTCAAACCAAACTGGCCCAAG agTCCGACTCCACAGCTGATGTGTATGTTGAAGGGAAAGACCAGATCGGAGGCTGGTTCCAGTCCTCTCTGCTCACCAGCGTGGCCGTGCGGAACAAGGCCCCATACAA gtCCCTGGTAGTTCATGGGTTTGCTGTCagcgagaaaggagagaagatgtCCAAGTCACTGGGTAACGTGGTGGATCCGGACACCGTCATCAATGGAGCGGAT gacCCCAGTCTCTCCCCGGCATATGGGGCGGACGTGTTGAGGTGGTGGGTCGCAGAGTCCAACGTCTTCTCCGAGGTCCAGATCGGCCCCACGGTGCTCAACTCGGCCCGAGACAGCATCAACAAG CTGAGAAACACTCTGAAGTTCTTGTTGGGCAACCTGCAGGGCTTTGACCCTCGCACCCAAGCGGTGGACCCCAAAGAGATGCACTACATCGACCAGTACCTTCTGCACCAGCTCAGGGAGTACagcatgaag gtgaCAGATGCCTACAGTGAGTTTGACAATGGCAGGGCCATCCGCGTCCTCCAAGCCTTCATCACCAGGGACCTGTCCAGCTTCTACTTCAGCATCATCAAAGACAG GCTGTACTGTGATCCTGAAGACTCGTTGGCACGGAGGTCATGTCAGACGGTTCTGGAAGAGGTTCTGGACGCCCTGACTCGCTCCAtcgctcccatcctgcctcacCTGGCAGAGGAAGTCTACCTGTATGCACCTGGACATGATG CGGAAGAGACAGTGTTTCGGAGTGGGTGGGTCAAGAGCAGTTCGGTGTGGCGGAGGCCAGGATTGGAGGAGGCCGTAGAGGGGGCGTGTGCCATCAGGGACTCCTTCTTGTCTTCTATCCCAGGACGCAATGCTGCAGAGTATGACCTCACCATCGCCATTGAACCAGGCCTATTTTTTGAACTAATGGAG tcTCTCCAGGAGgagcccacctccacctgctctcAGCTAACAgaaatgatgatgtcatcacggACCACGCTGGCCAGCGCCCTGCCCAGAGACCTGCCTGCTGACGCCCTAATCAGCAAGGGCAGCTTCCTCATCAACCTGGAGG GGGGGGTTATCCGTGAGGACAGTGCCTACAGTGTGGCAGCAGTGCCCACCTCCATGGCACGATGCCCGCGCTGCCGTCGCCACACAGCCGGGTCAGCGGGCTGCCTGTGCCCTCGCTGCCAGACGGTCGTCGGAGGGCCACACTGA
- the iars2 gene encoding isoleucine--tRNA ligase, mitochondrial isoform X2, which produces MLLCLISAVSPSVARWCTRGRRGAALPFNSIRCQNVTSTEGTAQSTVAPAAGQYRSSVLLPRTEFAMKISGQQLLDREIEIQRKCGFSELYSWQRARKAKKVFCLHDGPPYANGDPHVGHALNKILKDIRNRFEMLRGRQVHYIPGWDCHGLPIELKALGELGTSGLGPLQIREKARKFAEGAISRQRAAFQRWGVMADWDKCYYTFDGTYEAAQLKVFQEMHSKGLIYQDYKPVFWSPSSRTALAEAELEYNPHHVSKAIYATFPLATLPPKLALGTADLGDISVLVWTTQPWTIPANQAVCFMPNAQYSVVRRADNSQVFLVATERIASLSTLLGTELESVGTFTGLDLEGGICHHPTIPGKKVPLLPANHVTMGKGTGLVHTAPAHGMDDYSVASQFKLPVECIVNEEGKFTELAGAELHNLSVMEEGTDAVISMLKASGTLVSEEKCMHSYPYDWRSKQAVVIRPSKQWFIDTANLKDKAKDVLQKVRVVPESARGSLLAMLDRRTYWCISRQRSWGVPIPVFYHKETGEPLINTHTISHISKLFSEKGSDCWWELPMDSLLPPEVLKKSKEGDVTDYERGQDVLDIWFDSGASWAAVLQESDSTADVYVEGKDQIGGWFQSSLLTSVAVRNKAPYKSLVVHGFAVSEKGEKMSKSLGNVVDPDTVINGADDPSLSPAYGADVLRWWVAESNVFSEVQIGPTVLNSARDSINKLRNTLKFLLGNLQGFDPRTQAVDPKEMHYIDQYLLHQLREYSMKVTDAYSEFDNGRAIRVLQAFITRDLSSFYFSIIKDRLYCDPEDSLARRSCQTVLEEVLDALTRSIAPILPHLAEEVYLYAPGHDAEETVFRSGWVKSSSVWRRPGLEEAVEGACAIRDSFLSSIPGRNAAEYDLTIAIEPGLFFELMESLQEEPTSTCSQLTEMMMSSRTTLASALPRDLPADALISKGSFLINLEGGVIREDSAYSVAAVPTSMARCPRCRRHTAGSAGCLCPRCQTVVGGPH; this is translated from the exons ATGCTGCTGTGCCTGATTTCGGCAGTAAGCCCGAGTGTAGCAAGATGGTGTACGAGGGGTCGCCGAGGCGCCGCACTCCCCTTCAACTCAATCCGCTGTCAAAATGTCACCTCAACCGAAGGCACGGCACAGTCTACAGTTGCTCCTGCAGCTGGACAGTACCGCAGCAGTGTGCTACTGCCCCGCACTGAGTTCGCCATGAAAATATCAGGGCAGCAGCTTTTGGACCGGGAAATAGAAATACAACGG AAATGTGGCTTTTCAGAGCTTTACTCGTGGCAGAGAGCGAGGAAGGCTAAGAAAGTGTTCTGTCTCCATGATGGACCCCCTTACGCGAACGGAGACCCACATGTCGGACACGCCCTCAATAAG ATCCTGAAAGACATACGGAACCGCTTTGAAATGCTGAGGGGGAGACAAGTCCACTACATTCCAGGCTGGGACTGCCATGGGCTGCCCATCGAGCTGAAGGCACTTGGAGAACTGGGAACCAGTGGACTTGGCCCCCTGCAGATTAGAGAGAAGG CCCGTAAGTTTGCAGAGGGCGCCATTTCTCGTCAGCGTGCCGCATTCCAGCGCTGGGGCGTGATGGCGGACTGGGACAAGTGCTACTACACCTTTGACGGGACGTACGAGGCGGCACAGCTCAAGGTCTTTCAGGAGATGCACAGCAAG GGGCTGATCTATCAGGATTATAAGCCTGTGTTCTGGTCACCCTCATCAAG GACGGCCCTGGCAGAGGCAGAGTTGGAATACAACCCCCACCATGTGAGCAAGGCCATCTACGCGACCTTCCCACTGGCCACCCTGCCCCCTAAGCTGGCCCTGGGGACTGCGGACCTGGGCGACAtctctgtgttggtgtggaCCACACAGCCATGGACCATCCCTGCCAACCAGGCCGTGTGCTTCATGCCAAATGCCCA GTATTCAGTCGTGAGGAGGGCAGACAACTCGCAGGTCTTCTTGGTGGCCACGGAACGCATAGCCAGTCTGTCCACGCTGCTGGGCACTGAGCTGGAGAGTGTTGGCACCTTTACAG GTTTAGATCTTGAGGGGGGAATCTGTCATCATCCCACAATTCCAGGGAAAAAAGTTCCATTGTTACCCGCTAATCACGTGACCATGGGTAAAGGCACAGGATTGGTCCATACAGCACCAGCTCACGGCATGGACGACTACAGTGTGGCCTCCCAGTTTAAACTGCCAGTG GAGTGCATTGTGAATGAAGAAGGCAAGTTTACCGAGCTGGCAGGTGCTGAGCTACACAACCTGTCCGTTATGGAGGAGGGGACCGACGCAG tgatcTCCATGCTGAAAGCGTCTGGCACGCTGGTGAGTGAAGAGAAGTGTATGCACAGCTACCCGTACGACTGGCGGAGCAAACAGGCTGTGGTGATCAGACCCAGCAAACAGTGGTTCATCGACACGGCCAACCTCAAAGACAAAGCCAAG gacGTGCTGCAGAAAGTTCGTGTGGTACCCGAGTCAGCGCGGGGCAGTCTATTAGCCATGCTGGACAGGAGGACGTACTGGTGCATCTCTCGCCAGAGAAGCTGGGGGGTTCCAATCCCTGTGTTCTATCACAAGGAGACAGGGGAGCCACTGATCAATAC tcaCACCATATCCCACATATCCAAGCTGTTCTCAGAGAAGGGCAGTGACTGCTGGTGGGAGCTGCCCATGGACTCACTGCTGCCCCCGGAGGTGCTCAAGAAG agtaAGGAAGGAGATGTGACAGACTATGAGCGGGGCCAGGACGTGCTGGACATCTGGTTTGACAGCGGAGCATCTTGGGCCGCTGTTCTACAAG agTCCGACTCCACAGCTGATGTGTATGTTGAAGGGAAAGACCAGATCGGAGGCTGGTTCCAGTCCTCTCTGCTCACCAGCGTGGCCGTGCGGAACAAGGCCCCATACAA gtCCCTGGTAGTTCATGGGTTTGCTGTCagcgagaaaggagagaagatgtCCAAGTCACTGGGTAACGTGGTGGATCCGGACACCGTCATCAATGGAGCGGAT gacCCCAGTCTCTCCCCGGCATATGGGGCGGACGTGTTGAGGTGGTGGGTCGCAGAGTCCAACGTCTTCTCCGAGGTCCAGATCGGCCCCACGGTGCTCAACTCGGCCCGAGACAGCATCAACAAG CTGAGAAACACTCTGAAGTTCTTGTTGGGCAACCTGCAGGGCTTTGACCCTCGCACCCAAGCGGTGGACCCCAAAGAGATGCACTACATCGACCAGTACCTTCTGCACCAGCTCAGGGAGTACagcatgaag gtgaCAGATGCCTACAGTGAGTTTGACAATGGCAGGGCCATCCGCGTCCTCCAAGCCTTCATCACCAGGGACCTGTCCAGCTTCTACTTCAGCATCATCAAAGACAG GCTGTACTGTGATCCTGAAGACTCGTTGGCACGGAGGTCATGTCAGACGGTTCTGGAAGAGGTTCTGGACGCCCTGACTCGCTCCAtcgctcccatcctgcctcacCTGGCAGAGGAAGTCTACCTGTATGCACCTGGACATGATG CGGAAGAGACAGTGTTTCGGAGTGGGTGGGTCAAGAGCAGTTCGGTGTGGCGGAGGCCAGGATTGGAGGAGGCCGTAGAGGGGGCGTGTGCCATCAGGGACTCCTTCTTGTCTTCTATCCCAGGACGCAATGCTGCAGAGTATGACCTCACCATCGCCATTGAACCAGGCCTATTTTTTGAACTAATGGAG tcTCTCCAGGAGgagcccacctccacctgctctcAGCTAACAgaaatgatgatgtcatcacggACCACGCTGGCCAGCGCCCTGCCCAGAGACCTGCCTGCTGACGCCCTAATCAGCAAGGGCAGCTTCCTCATCAACCTGGAGG GGGGGGTTATCCGTGAGGACAGTGCCTACAGTGTGGCAGCAGTGCCCACCTCCATGGCACGATGCCCGCGCTGCCGTCGCCACACAGCCGGGTCAGCGGGCTGCCTGTGCCCTCGCTGCCAGACGGTCGTCGGAGGGCCACACTGA
- the qrsl1 gene encoding glutamyl-tRNA(Gln) amidotransferase subunit A, mitochondrial has product MKNGKMLSLSIKEISLALREGRISPMELCLKCLNRIKKTQSLNAYITVTEELALKQAQEAEDRLLKGAPKGPLDGIPFAVKDNFCTEKIKTTCASIMLKDYIPPYNATVVQKLFNQGAVLMGKTNMDEFAMGAGSTDGAFGPVRNPWSYSAPYKDLTGAEPESDWVISGGSSGGSAAAVASLTTFLALGSDTGGSTRNPGALCGVVALKPTYGLVSRHGLIPLVNSMDVPGIMTRSVHDAATVLGVLQGHDVRDSTTVPSPPSLEELPEDLDVRNLRVGIPKEYHALGLSAKTLDQWVRVADMFERAGARVEQVSLPHTQHSIVCYHVLCHAEVASNMARFDGLEYGHRSSVNSSTEAMYATTRHKGFNSVVRGRILSGNYFLLKQNYEHYFVKAQQVRRLIVEDFKSVFRSGIDVLLTPTTLGDAAHHAEFMQEDNRTRSAQEDIFTQSVNMAGLPAVSVPTALSDRGLPIGLQLIGPALQDRKLLAVAQWIEQRVGFPSISYHSNTDKGREGTGVIGKKTSIP; this is encoded by the exons ATGAAGAATGGAAAAATGTTGAGCTTGTCAATAAAAGAG ATCTCTTTGGCATTGAGGGAGGGTAGGATTTCTCCTATGGAACTGTGTCTCAAATGCCTCAACAGGATCAAGAAAACACAAAGCCTCAATGCCTACATCACTGTGACAGAGGAGCTGGCATTGAAACAGGCTCAGGAAGCAGAGGACAGGCTCCTCAAAG GTGCACCTAAAGGTCCTCTAGATGGAATCCCCTTTGCTGTGAAAGACAACTTCTGCACAGAAAAGATCAAGACCACCTGTGCCTCAATTATGCTTAAAG aCTACATCCCACCTTACAATGCCACGGTGGTTCAGAAGCTTTTCAACCAAGGAGCCGTTCTAATGGGAAAGACCAACATGGATGAATTTGCAATGGG AGCAGGCAGCACTGACGGTGCATTCGGACCAGTCCGGAACCCTTGGAGCTACTCAGCCCCATACAAAGATCTAACAGGGGCAGAGCCTGAATCTGATTGGGTCATATCTGGAGGTAGCTCCGGAGGAAGTGCAGCAGCTGTGGCGTCTCTTACCACCTTTCT GGCTTTGGGGTCAGATACGGGTGGTTCCACTCGTAACCCGGGGGCTCTGTGTGGGGTGGTGGCCTTGAAGCCCACCTACGGCCTGGTGTCCAGACACGGCCTCATCCCCCTGGTCAACTCCATGGACGTGCCTGGCATCATGACCCGAAGCGTCCATGATGCTGCCACCGTCCTCG GTGTACTCCAAGGCCATGATGTCAGAGACTCAACAACAGTCCCCAGCCCCCCTTCACTGGAAGAGCTACCAGAGGACCTGGATGTGAGGAACCTACGTGTAGGCATCCCTAAG GAGTACCATGCCCTGGGTTTGTCGGCAAAGACGTTAGACCAGTGGGTCCGCGTGGCAGACATGTTTGAGCGGGCTGGGGCACGGGTGGAGCAGgtgtccctcccccacacccagcATTCCATCGTCTGCTACCATGTCCTGTGCCACGCAGAGGTGGCGTCAAATATGGCACGCTTCGACGGCCTTGAATATG GCCACCGTAGCAGTGTGAACAGTTCAACGGAGGCTATGTATGCCACAACACGCCACAAAGGCTTCAACAGCGTAGTCCGAGGGCGGATACTGTCTGGGAACTACTTCCTGCTCAAACA GAACTATGAGCACTACTTTGTGAAGGCCCAGCAGGTCCGACGGCTGATAGTGGAAGACTTCAAGAGTGTGTTCCGTTCGGGCATCGACGTGCTACTTACGCCTACCACACTTGGTGATGCGGCGCACCATGCCGAGTTCATGCAGGAAGACAACCGCACACGCAGTGCCCAGGAAGACATCTTCACACAGTCTGTCAACATGGCAG gtCTTCCTGCTGTTTCTGTTCCAACTGCTTTGTCAGACCGAGGCCTCCCCATTGGTCTGCAGCTAATAGGCCCCGCCCTTCAGGACAGGAAGCTGCTGGCCGTCGCCCAATGGATAGAGCAGAGGGTGGGATTTCCCTCCATCAGTTACCATAGCAATACGGACAAGGGGAGGGAAGGCACCGGGGTCATTGGAAAGAAGACATCCATTCCATGA
- the rtn4ip1 gene encoding reticulon-4-interacting protein 1 homolog, mitochondrial — MQNRMHNLIGVACSRWLRCFNRTHCVTTLISSGQERWFSTTKSRMTIMPAWVIDKYGNNKVLRFTKNASFPIIHYPNEVIVKVHAAGLNPIDVSMRGGYGAATLAMKRDPLNLNQTGSEFPLILGRDVSGVIMECGLDVAYFKEGDEVWAAIPPWKQGSLAEFVVLSANEVGRKPKSLSHTEAAAVPYVAATAWSAIVNTGGLNKDNCAGKRILILGGSGGVGTFAIQLVKAWGAHVTVTCSMNAQRLVRGLGADHVVDYTAGPVEVPLRALEKFDLILDNIGGDTERWALDLLKPWCGAKYVTLVTPFLQNTDLLGIADGMLQTGATVLCKGLKHLTKGVHYRWGFFAPNGPVLDDISEMVDETKIRAVVDEEFGFSQVPQAFQKMEKGHARGKTVIHISSGDSV, encoded by the exons atgcaaaacaGAATGCATAATTTAATTGGAGTGGCGTGCAGTCGGTGGTTGCGTTGTTTCAATAGAACACATTGTGTGACAACATTGATCTCGAGTGGTCAGGAGAGATGGTTCAGTACAACAAAAAGTCGCATGACAATCATGCCTGCTTGGGTTATCGATAAATATGGCAATAACAAGGTCCTGCGGTTCACAAAAAACGCCAGTTTCCCTATCATCCATTATCCCAACGAGGTCATCGTCAAAGTTCATGCAGCAGGTCTGAATCCAATCGATGTCAGCATGAGAG GTGGCTATGGGGCTGCCACTCTGGCTATGAAACGAGATCCCCTGAACctcaaccaaacaggaagcgaGTTCCCCCTTATACTGGGCAGAGATGTATCTGGAGTTATCATGGAGTGTGGTCTGGACGTGGCCTACTTcaaagagggggatgag GTGTGGGCAGCCATTCCACCATGGAAGCAAGGAAGcttggcagagtttgtagtgcTAAGTGCCAATGAG GTGGGCCGTAAGCCAAAGTCGCTCAGCCACACGGAGGCGGCAGCTGTGCCCTACGTAGCAGCCACGGCCTGGTCCGCCATTGTCAACACGGGAGGGCTCAACAAAGACAACTGTGCTGGGAAGCG CATTCTGATTCTTGGAGGATCCGGTGGTGTAGGGACATTTGCCatacag TTGGTAAAGGCCTGGGGTGCACATGTGACGGTGACCTGCTCTATGAATGCTCAGAGGCTGGTGAGGGGACTGGGAGCTGATCATGTGGTAGACTACACTGCTGGCCCTGTGGAAGTGCCCCTTAGAGCACTGGAGAA gTTCGACTTGATCCTAGACAACATAGGAGGGGACACGGAGCGCTGGGCTCTGGATCTGCTCAAGCCCTGGTGCGGCGCCAAATATGTCACTTTGGTAACGCCTTTTCTCCAGAACACCGATTTACTGGGCATCGCCGATGGAATGCTCCAGACCGGAGCTACTGTGTTGTGTAAGGGCTTGAAG CACTTAACCAAGGGTGTGCACTATCGTTGGGGGTTCTTTGCACCCAACGGACCCGTTCTGGATGATATCAGCGAGATGGTAGACGAAACAAAG ATCCGAGCAGTGGTGGACGAGGAGTTTGGCTTCTCCCAGGTGCCGCAGGCCTTCCAGAAGATGGAAAAGGGCCACGCCCGCGGGAAGACTGTCATCCACATCAGCAGCGGAGACTCTGTGTAA